TAAGCTAATTTTTAAAGTAgtagaaaaataagataatattgCAATTGCTATGtttcttttaacaatttttcaaaaatatagtttaaagaaaaatacacaattaaaaaacaaattacaaaaaaaaaggattagaataaaaaataatgatataaatagtttaaatgtatagtgataaatattcaagataaagaataaaaaataatatttttaaaaaaaaatgtaaagaaaaaactaaaaaatattttaaaaaataataaatagatcaagtgtaaaataataaaaatatcaagtataaatatcaagtataaaaaaaaataaaagaaaaaaaactaaaaactatagatttatcattattataatatcagcaacaataaaaaaaattaattatatcatttctacactatcttataataaaaattaatgataattttaaaggatgaaactTAACTGGTTAGGtcatagatttgttttttaaagatcaCCAGTTCGAGATTTATAAACTTTAGGATCGCTGtaagtttatataattattaattttaaaatttataaaattaattagttaataaaaaaaataaagattattgGCAAAATAATTATTGGTGGCGGCCCATTTATATTTGCTAGGCATGAATCCGAGTGAAAAGAACTTTATTGTCTTCTTTGAAAACGTGTACACTGATTCCACACAAGGAGTTCTTAGCACAGAAACTTCACAGCTTTTCTTGGGTGGACCGACCTTCTAGACTATCATTACATTTCGTGCCATGtttactcttcttcttttttgactGGTCTGCTGGTTCCTGAGCCACGGTGTAGTTGACTCTGACCACCAGTCCTGGTCCTCCTGGGTGGCTTGGGTAGGTGAATACAATATCACTAGCATAAGATCAGCAATAGTGCGCGGTGGGCCGGTAGGATCAAGGACAAATTAGCTGGTAATTAGGCAAACAGTGGTGGAGATTACGGGGCAAAATGTTGAATTTAAATGAAGATGCACATTTTATCGAAaggataatgtttttattttttttagtttaacatagATGTTTGTGCCAGATTGTGCGCACATTGACTAATTTTACAGGTTCTgcagttaacgatcatataagtctCTAGTAGCCATCATATGAATAACAAtaaggctcgaacctgagaccacaaaaaatacaaactttttaatctcaaatttttaccattTGATCACCACCTAGATAGTTGATAATTAAAATGCCAACTGCTGGTGGGCTGGTTGTGCATGAGCAAGAAAAACTACCAGCTGTGTTGTGGGTCCTTTGGAATCGAGGAAGGTCATCAATCCCACCGTTCCTCTATGTTTGTTGTAAGAAAATTAAgatagctttttaaaaaataaagatataaatatattttgtgagatgattttaaaataaatttttatattttttaaacaatagtTATAGGGGACAGGTATTTAGGGataatattcattatttttttattaataaaatatatttataaaaaactatcaattttaaaattatcaaattaaaacgagtaaagataaaaatagttatgattataattttaaaatcaaactcgGGAGTCGAGCTGGAGCAAAGCTTGGGTGGTTGGGTTGACctgtaattttaaaacctaactTAAAGGTCAATATGAGGCAAAGCTCGGGTCACAGGTCGAAGCCCGAGTCACGAGTCGATCCAAATTAATGTAAGaataaaagtggttattattataattttaaaactcaattcagGAGTCAATCTGGGGCAAGACTCGAACATGAGTGGGGTTGACCGTCAACCCGGGTCAACATAAGAacaaaaatggttattattatagttttaaaacccgatttGAGAGTTAACAGGTGATAAAGCCTCAGTCACATTTTAGAAGGGTCAACCCtaatcaacataaaataaaaatagttattattatatttttaaaaattaatttgtgagTTAACCTAGGGCAAAGCCTAGGCTACGAATCAAGATGGTCAACTTGCTTTGACCCATgctaatgtaaaaattaaaattgttattaacataattttaaaatccgaCTTGAAACTCAACCGAGGTAAGACCTAAGTCACAAGTCGGGATGGTCAACACGGGTTTACATAAGTCAATATATGGATAacaatgattattattatagttttaaaacccgattcGAGAGTCGACCTGAAGCAATGTTTAGGTCATGGGTCGGGAGGGTCAACTCGACTaaccttacaaaaaaaataatttattcttcaaaGAAGTCAACAAGTTTTTGACCCGAGTTTTATCCTAGTATGACCTAGGTTGCTAACTGGGTCAAGTCAAgtcaatcatttctttatttttttttaaactcggaTCATTCTAAGCCCCAAATCAACTTGTGAAGTCAGTCCTGATCTTATAACTAgggtttttataatattattaattccaacacaataaaaaataaaataaaaaatatatatcgaattattattttaaaatatataagtttgacaataaaagtagaatatattttttcataatttacttATCTTGTCCACTATAATCTAACTAGATATAAAAATGatcactttattttatatatcaacacggttttatctcaattttttatttatttatcttttttgtttttattgtttatgtcTCTTCCCGGGACATCAACTAAATGATATCTAAAAAAGTACATaaattgccttttctttttctcccgaAATCTCTTGACGAATATAATGTTAGATCTACATGTCAATGGTCTGTCTAAGGTCGTCCAATTGAAAAAAGACTTTAGTTTTAACGTGTCAAAACtgaatttaagaattatttaagACATAATCCAGTCTAAGACTTAGGCTAAGGGTTAGACAACTCAATCTAGAAAgattttaaaaggataaaaataatattattttaatttttttaaaaattgaaatatcattcttttagaaaaaattattctaataagTCAAACCAggttcatttgaattttaattgaccagatcaatttctaaaataatttaatatgaaattcaagtttaaatcctaaattaataATGATGAAGCTACTTGAAAAGTAAGTCGGTTTTTATAACCATGTactcaattattataaaaaaaacacaagaactcAATTCGAAGAAGAATTATCTGTACATCCAATTAATTCcgttcttatatatatatatatatatatatatatatatatataaaaggaagtAAGAAATTACAAGGCAACTTGTTTAGACTTTGTCGAGTCGATCTACCAACGTTAAAGCAAAGACAAGTAGTCCAAAGCGAAGACTAAACTGCTCAGTCCGGGTCCAAATTGTCGAAGAAATTATTACTGGGCCTGTTTATGGGCCGACATCTTCACTATGAAAAATCTACTCGACAATTGTTTTTCgaaaaatcaaagataaatgCACGAtgatatcatcatttttttttaagaatacatttagcattgattattttaatagcagttatttttttaaaaaaaattatttaaaaatatatgaaattaatatttttttaaaaaattatttttaatattaatatattaaaacaatcaaaatacataaaaaaaaattaatttgaactaaaaaaattaaatttctgcaaaaacaaacacttggCACCGcaaaaacacatcaaatttctgcaaaagaataatttaaaccTACATGGACTATTTAATTATTCGTCATACAAAATGGACTGATTTATTCTCTTTGAAACAATACAGGGACTAACATATAGTTAACTCAATGCTACAGAACAGTGAAGACACTGTTAACAAAAACCCACAACCCCGACTTcgggaccgtttgggaacgcggctgcggctgcgtttctaaaaaatttgaaatttttttgtttttttttttgttaaaatttaatatgacttgtatgttttagatcgttttgatgttttgatgtcaaaaataatttttaaaaaataaaaaaatatcgttgacatgtattttgacatgaaaaattatttgaaaagtacccgcaaccacactgccaatcAAGTGGATAAGTAACAGCAAGAGTCGGTGAGCCAGGTAAAATCTTTAGTTTCAGTTTGGAGAAAACTAGATATGGAGGAGCAATGGAGGCTGTATGAAGCTTATAATGAGCTACATGGGTTAGCACAGGAACTGAAGACTCCATTCGACGCACCGGCTGTGTTAGTGGTGGGCCACCAAACCGATGGAAAGAGTGCACTGGTGGAAGGTCTAATGGGCTTTCAATTCAACCATGTAGGCGGCGGCACCAAGACTCGTCGCCCCATTACTCTCCATATGAAATATGATCCTGAATGTGAGGTCCCTACTTGCCATCTTGTCTCTGATGATGACCCCTCTTTTGCTCAGGAGAAATCCCTCCATGAAATTCAGGTTTGCtttaactttgatttaattgttCGCCGAAAAAGTTTTCTCTCTCTCGAATTTTCGTTTTGATTGAGGATGGAATCATATTCTCCAGGCATACATCGagtctgaaaacatgaggtTAGAGAAGGAGTCGTTTCAATTTTCAGCTAAGGAGATAATTATAAGAGTGGAATACAAGCATTGCCCGAATCTTACTATTATAGATACTCCTGGACTTATTGCTCCTGCCCCGGGCCGGAAAAATCAAGCATTACAGGTCCGAAAAAGGAATTTATGATTTAGCATTGTGAttgtgaattttgattttttattctgaatttttaatgtgttatatttgtttattcagAGTCAAGCTCATGCGGTGGAGTCACTTGTGAGAGCAAAAATGCAGCATAAAGAATTCATTATATTGTGTCTTGAAGATTGTAGTGACTGGAGTAATGCAACTACTCGAAGAGTTGTAATGCAAGTATGTTTCTTTTGATCACTTGAGTGTGTAAAGCTTTTTGTTGGATTCACATTGTAGGGAGGATAATTTGAGGACCTTTTTGGAAACTTCTCATTAAGGAACTATATGTGCTTCTTTTCACAGGACAGTGGGAGTGATCTTACTTGAGATAGCAATGGGGTGAATATTAGGATAATCTTTGAATAGCATCAAAGCCAACATGTGTTTGCTTCtcccaaattttgtttttgataaatctCTATACCCGGGAAGAATATTTTGGCTGTTATTCTCCTTAACAACCGGATTgaagttttaagtttttttgattCATAGTGATTCAAAGTCTGTCTCATGAATGAATAATTGCTTGTAAATCTTTACTGCTATTTGTAAACCATCAATTCTTTTTTGATTGCTTACAGATTGATCCTGAGCTCTCAAGGACTATTGTTGTCTCAACAAAGCTTGACACTAGAATACCTCAGTTTGCTCGCTCATCTGATGTTGAAGTGTTCCTTTCACCACCAGCGCATACACTTGATGGTTTCATATTAGGTGACTCTCCCTTCTTCACATCAGTTCCTTCTGGAAGAGTTGGTTCTGGCCATGATTCAGTTTATAGCTCCAATGATGAATTTAAGCAGGTTTGAATCTCcaatcatcaaattaatattgacTTAATGAAGTAGATCGGGAACTTTTACAACTGCAACGTGCTCCTTGTTATATGATCAATATTTAATCTATCATTCAAATTCATAATTCTGTGTTCCTCTAAGCTTAAGTTGTAAAGTTGCAGCTATATAATAGATGAATAGTGATGCAGCCTAGGGATTTAACTGTGACTTTGGTGAATATTTAGGGCAAATCTGTAATTTCAGTAGATTTCCTACTAAAGATGCATTCAGGAAATATCAAGCGTGTTTTTAGTAAGAAGATTTAGATTTCTTATTTATGTTTCCATTTGCTAGTTAAAATTGGAGCATTATGCTATTTAGTAATCGTAGTCTATTTTGGATTAGGAATAACTCAAGCCTACACATATGCTTGTAGCTTATCAATTTCAGTATGATgaagtttattataaataaaatgcagCCTTAGCTTTATATGTTGTGAAAATGTGATGTTTCCATTAAGTAGTGATTCTCCCATGTGtgatggtttggtttttatgcGAGTGATTCGTTGAACTATTAGTGTGAGGCTAATCTACCTAACTTCTTTTATTTGCATAACTTTCAGCCCtatgttttcaatttctaaGCAACAATAAACTTTCGCCAGACTTTTCCTGCATCCTGTAGTTATCTGAAAAGGCTGAGTTAAGTTCTTGTGCATCAAATGTTGCTCGAACCATGCACACCATGAAATGCTCATGTTTTATGTTAGAAATTGCATATCTTATTTGGTTGATGCTGATGGTTGTCACAATCTCATGAACCTGGTGCTCTTAAATTACAATTGTTAGAGCCAACAAAGTTAACAATACATTGCAtctttggaattaattttgataaaactaGAGTCATTTAACAAGAAGTTCATGTATGTTGTTGTTCCTGTAGTGTAGCTAAACAAGGAGGCTTTATTTAGTGCAAATATTAGATGCACACTACTGTAATATTGTAACCCCTATTTTATGTTATACAGTTAGAGGGTTGTTTTTTCCAGCATTATTCTGTTGCAAAATTTGTTAATCAAACTACATGCAGGCCATATCCTTGAGAGAGGTGGAAGACATTGCATCTTTGGAGGAAAAGCTGTGCCGCCCATTATCAAtgcaagaaagaaatagaatagGTGTTAGCAAGTTAAGGTCCTTTTTGGAAGAATTGCTACAGAAGAGGTATAGctgatatataaatatatattatctttttgcATAAGTTCTGACCACGATACGTCTCCGCGCTAACCAGCTATCTACCATGACTAAAATTTGAGAATTTATGTTCCTGTCAGGTATATGGATAGTGTTCCATTGATCATTCCGCTTCTTGAAAAGGAGTATCGCACTGCAACAAGAAAGCTGAATGAAATAAACAAAGAACTCAGGTTTGTTGTTGAAGTTATAACAAAGGTCGTTTTGAGGCAATAGGGGTCTAACCTATAGCCTTTTCATTTTTCAGTTTCTGATAAACTTGGTTAGGGGCTTGAGTACTTTCATTTTTTACCTCCTGTTTTCATTGTGATGGGTATCTTTTAACTTCTTTCCTTGCCACTAGTTACTTTACCATATTCTTTGTTAAGCATGCAGCACTTTGGATGAAGTAAAATTGAAGGAGAAAGGGAGAAAATTTCACGATCTATTCATAACCAAGGTTTCTATCGACTTTCACcttttgtcaatattttaatatctCTTCTAGCCTATTAAGTGGTTCCTTGACCTCGAGCAATGTATATATAATCACACTGACACGGATACTCCACCACCACCCACAGTTACTGATGATTCTCAATAGTTTTTTCCTATGCTTTTGACTCATTTATGCATTCTAACTAAATCTTTACATGTTCAGCTGTCATTGTTGTTGAAAGGGACAGTTGTTGCTCCTCCAGATAAGTTTGGTAAATCATTTGATTGATATTGCACACCACAGACAACTTTACcattgtttaaatattattttattatcttctcCTCTAGCATGAATTAGTTGAATATTATGTCACATGGTTCCAGTAGTAGATCTGTCTTAGTAGTAGATCCAAGGCTCTCCAAAAACTGAGAAAAGTGCTGCTCAAATTTTTAAGGATATGCTTGATAGAGGGCTCTAAGGCAGTGAAAAAATCACTAGTAAACCTTTTCACCATATTCTTTAGTTTTGCAAGCCAAACATTcattagataataataaaaatgggcAACATTTTGTCCCAAACCCTCATCCTAAGGGTACTGTGGCCCTCCCATTTTCATTTGTCAATGTCGTGAATTCCACCAATATTGTTTGTCTTTAATCTGTGAGTCCCATCATTATCCTTCATTTACATTCTTAACTTTCCACATCCACCAAATATCATCCCTCATAAAAAAGTTATACACTTATGTTTGTACCATGACATTTACTCCTGTGATTTTTCAGCCCCCATTTTCTCACCTTGAATCATATGTAGCTTTATATGAGTGGACTTAAAAGGGAAAGGATCCATGTAGCATTTCAACTAGTTTTTGGTAGAGGTCAAGAATTGCTTTGTTACATTGTCAGCACTCAAAGAAATGAACTTGCGATCTTTGAACTCCCATCTAGTTTAAGTTTTAGGCCAAATTGTAAAAGACTGGACTTTATTTTGAAGTCCCcctgaactaaaaaaaaaatccctagaATTGAAGCCTCAAAGCAAAATGTCATTGCAATGTGATCCAATTGTTAGAAAAATGtggtattttgtcaattttgacCTCCTTCAACTTTAAAAAGGGCCCCACATAACCCATAATCGGAGGATGTCAAAATCAACAGAAACTTACATTTTACTAGTGGTCGGACCAAACTGCAATAGGGTCTTAGTACAAGGCTTAAATTTTTGTGGTTTTTCAGTTCAGAGGAGCTTTAAGAATCGCTAAagttcagggtttttttttttttataacttggcccaatttttattattgtcttACTATTTTAATATGCCAGTATACTCAGTGCTGTAGTGTTTATTGCAGGCGAAACACTGCAAGATGAGAGAAGTAATGGAGGGGCATTTGTTGGCACTGATGGTCTTCAATTCCCACTCAAGCTAATACCTGTAAGCTGTATATGTTATATTTTTGTCAACAATTTCTTTATGCCTTTGTAGTAGGTGTGTATGATTTTCCAATGTCATTATAAAGCATTCTCAT
The Populus nigra chromosome 3, ddPopNigr1.1, whole genome shotgun sequence genome window above contains:
- the LOC133689025 gene encoding dynamin-like protein ARC5, with amino-acid sequence MEEQWRLYEAYNELHGLAQELKTPFDAPAVLVVGHQTDGKSALVEGLMGFQFNHVGGGTKTRRPITLHMKYDPECEVPTCHLVSDDDPSFAQEKSLHEIQAYIESENMRLEKESFQFSAKEIIIRVEYKHCPNLTIIDTPGLIAPAPGRKNQALQSQAHAVESLVRAKMQHKEFIILCLEDCSDWSNATTRRVVMQIDPELSRTIVVSTKLDTRIPQFARSSDVEVFLSPPAHTLDGFILGDSPFFTSVPSGRVGSGHDSVYSSNDEFKQAISLREVEDIASLEEKLCRPLSMQERNRIGVSKLRSFLEELLQKRYMDSVPLIIPLLEKEYRTATRKLNEINKELSTLDEVKLKEKGRKFHDLFITKLSLLLKGTVVAPPDKFGETLQDERSNGGAFVGTDGLQFPLKLIPNAGMRLYGGAQYHRAMAEFRFVVGGIKCPQITREEIVNACGVEDIHDGTNYSRTACVIAVAKARDTFEPFLHQLGCRLLYVLKRLLPISVYLLQKDGEYLSGHDVFLKRVDSAFSNFAESTERACREKCMEDLESTTRYVTWSLHNKNRAGLRQFLDSFGGTEQSAMGVNPISASLESSMVSAANEKHDNRPRADVKLSHLASGIDSSSAVQTTETRLADLLDKTLWNRRLAPSSERIVYGLVQQIFHGIREYFLASAELKFNCFLLMPVVDKLPALLLQDLESAFVDDLDNVFDITNLRHSFSQRKLETEMDLKRIKRLKEKFRLINEQLTLHQLKAVPIE